Proteins from one Gimesia maris genomic window:
- a CDS encoding 3-keto-disaccharide hydrolase, translating to MKQFSICALSGCCALFLFTHLGHADSKSPKWAATNVKQAGPDFQKQGEYSGIIGAGDEALKYGVQVIALGNGEFEAVGYPGGLPGDGWKQEEKVKAKGESRGGVISFVSEHGRGELGDKEMTLFDSEGNEVGVLDKVYRKSPTLGKKAPEGATVLFDSDKAEQTVKNFENGQITEEGLLKEGVTSKKKFKDGHLHLEFQLPFMPQARGQGRSNSGCYVLGRYEVQILDSFGLEGKDNECGGIYKLGAPSVNMCFPPLAWQTYDIDFQSAKYDKDGNKTAKARITVKHNGVTVQDDQEINEPTPGGTNKDESIAGPLFLQNHSNPVRFRNIWVVEK from the coding sequence ATGAAGCAGTTTTCGATTTGCGCCCTTTCAGGCTGCTGTGCTCTATTCCTTTTCACACACCTCGGTCATGCAGACTCCAAGTCTCCAAAGTGGGCTGCCACAAACGTGAAACAGGCAGGACCTGACTTTCAGAAACAGGGAGAATACTCGGGAATCATCGGTGCAGGTGACGAAGCCCTGAAATACGGAGTTCAGGTCATCGCACTGGGAAATGGAGAATTCGAGGCAGTCGGTTATCCCGGCGGCCTGCCCGGTGATGGCTGGAAACAGGAAGAAAAAGTAAAAGCCAAAGGGGAATCCAGGGGCGGAGTCATCAGTTTCGTCTCTGAACACGGACGAGGTGAACTGGGTGATAAAGAAATGACGCTGTTCGACTCAGAGGGCAATGAGGTCGGCGTGCTGGATAAAGTATATCGAAAAAGCCCCACACTCGGTAAAAAAGCGCCGGAAGGAGCCACTGTCCTGTTTGACTCAGACAAGGCAGAACAAACGGTCAAGAATTTTGAAAACGGCCAGATCACCGAAGAGGGATTGCTGAAAGAAGGGGTCACCAGCAAAAAGAAATTCAAAGATGGTCACCTGCACCTGGAATTTCAGTTACCGTTCATGCCACAGGCTCGCGGACAGGGCAGAAGTAACAGTGGCTGCTATGTGCTGGGCCGCTATGAAGTTCAGATCCTCGATTCGTTCGGCCTGGAAGGCAAAGACAACGAATGTGGAGGCATCTACAAACTGGGTGCTCCGAGTGTCAACATGTGCTTCCCCCCGCTGGCCTGGCAGACTTATGATATCGATTTCCAGTCCGCGAAATATGACAAAGATGGCAACAAAACAGCCAAAGCACGCATCACAGTCAAACACAATGGGGTAACCGTACAGGACGATCAGGAAATTAATGAACCAACTCCGGGCGGCACCAACAAGGACGAATCCATTGCAGGCCCGCTGTTTCTGCAGAACCATTCCAATCCGGTCCGTTTCCGAAATATCTGGGTAGTGGAAAAGTAA
- a CDS encoding MFS transporter: MTDTDNLPAESTESALKTRLCLMMFLQYFVQGCYLPIITLYLIQALGFSAWQIGVFGAALAVGPLLAPFLFGQIVDRHYATERVLAFCHLSGGIIMLALFVQQSFWPVVTLGVLYSVLYVPTMMLTNSLSFQHLKDSDKEFPLIRLWGTIGFVVPAWIAEGVFLANLEGEALNTGRGVVLAMAGVVGLCMAAYCLTLPHTPPVKSDKKDLAPGKVLRMLKYRHFLVLVLVAFIISIVHKFYFQWNSPFLSTVLKQASVTGAWEQRISSIGQVFEVLVMAVLGFGIKKYGFKTVMLVGLLSYLVRSLIFAYASTIGTVMLFKGFNVAIALTCLGQAMHGLCFGCFLAAAYIYVDKVAPLDVRGSMQTFFGTFVFGLGMFAGGFISGTIGDYFTSTGKDTLLRTTFNIPSQTGIIEFTQRNLAGETSQMLRDWPGIWLSSAAIALFATLMFWILFPKTDTSQRMAHTEDLG, encoded by the coding sequence ATGACAGACACGGACAATCTGCCCGCGGAAAGTACAGAATCGGCACTTAAGACCAGACTCTGCCTGATGATGTTTCTGCAGTATTTTGTGCAGGGATGCTACCTGCCCATCATCACTCTGTATCTGATTCAGGCCCTGGGCTTCTCCGCCTGGCAGATTGGTGTCTTTGGGGCAGCGCTGGCCGTGGGTCCCTTACTGGCCCCCTTTCTGTTCGGTCAGATCGTCGACCGGCACTACGCCACAGAACGCGTGCTTGCGTTCTGTCACTTGTCAGGTGGCATCATCATGCTGGCGCTGTTCGTACAACAGAGTTTCTGGCCGGTCGTCACCCTGGGTGTGCTGTACTCCGTTCTGTATGTTCCCACTATGATGTTGACGAATTCATTGTCCTTTCAGCATCTTAAAGATAGCGATAAGGAATTTCCTCTGATCCGCCTGTGGGGCACAATCGGTTTTGTTGTTCCCGCCTGGATCGCTGAGGGCGTCTTTCTGGCAAATCTCGAAGGAGAAGCGCTCAACACAGGCCGGGGTGTTGTGCTCGCTATGGCAGGAGTGGTCGGCCTGTGTATGGCGGCCTACTGTCTAACACTGCCACATACACCTCCGGTGAAAAGCGACAAAAAAGACCTGGCACCAGGTAAAGTTCTGAGAATGCTCAAGTATCGGCACTTTCTGGTACTGGTATTGGTGGCGTTTATCATTTCAATCGTGCATAAGTTTTACTTTCAGTGGAACAGCCCCTTCCTGAGTACGGTCTTGAAACAGGCCAGCGTGACTGGTGCCTGGGAACAGCGTATCAGTTCCATTGGACAGGTCTTCGAAGTTCTGGTCATGGCAGTCCTCGGTTTCGGGATCAAGAAATATGGGTTTAAAACGGTCATGCTGGTCGGCCTGCTCTCCTACCTGGTTCGCAGTCTGATCTTTGCTTATGCATCCACAATTGGAACCGTCATGCTCTTCAAGGGATTCAATGTCGCTATCGCCCTCACCTGCCTGGGACAGGCCATGCACGGCCTCTGCTTCGGCTGCTTCCTGGCCGCCGCTTATATCTATGTGGATAAAGTCGCGCCCCTGGATGTACGCGGCAGCATGCAGACGTTTTTCGGAACGTTCGTGTTCGGCCTGGGAATGTTTGCCGGAGGATTTATCAGCGGAACGATCGGCGACTATTTCACTTCCACTGGAAAAGATACCCTGTTGCGCACGACGTTCAATATCCCCTCTCAGACGGGCATCATCGAATTTACGCAGAGAAACCTGGCTGGCGAAACGTCACAGATGCTGAGGGACTGGCCGGGAATCTGGCTCAGTAGTGCTGCGATTGCCTTATTCGCCACGCTCATGTTCTGGATCCTGTTTCCCAAAACGGACACATCTCAACGCATGGCGCATACAGAAGACCTGGGATAA
- a CDS encoding Hsp20/alpha crystallin family protein, whose product MPIFRWDQSWSPLRDLEREVDRLIQGVEFTVQGIRMPRQYPAVNIFELEHEFLITAELPGMQVQDLELTIANGVLTLKGHRDSPVVDNRDIPEERFRRRERTFGEWQRSISIPDRISDEQLSAEFNDGVLKIHLPKLEEELPRQIPVSSGE is encoded by the coding sequence ATGCCAATATTTCGCTGGGACCAGTCATGGAGTCCATTACGAGACCTGGAGCGTGAAGTTGATCGCCTGATCCAGGGCGTTGAATTCACTGTTCAGGGCATTCGTATGCCTCGCCAGTATCCTGCCGTCAATATATTTGAACTGGAGCATGAGTTCCTGATCACAGCTGAGTTGCCAGGAATGCAGGTTCAGGATCTGGAGCTGACGATTGCCAACGGTGTGCTGACACTGAAAGGTCATCGGGATTCTCCGGTTGTAGACAATCGAGATATCCCCGAAGAGCGATTTCGACGCAGAGAGCGTACCTTTGGTGAGTGGCAAAGATCGATCAGTATCCCTGATCGAATTTCGGACGAGCAACTCTCCGCCGAATTCAATGATGGTGTGCTGAAAATTCATCTTCCCAAACTGGAAGAGGAACTTCCCCGCCAGATTCCTGTGAGTTCAGGAGAATAG
- a CDS encoding Hsp20/alpha crystallin family protein, which produces MSRQHSDDEPRELSTPEQFVFTPPIDIYETDEGLVLYADLPGVSVGSLELQVQDNKLTLLGKVEPQIPEGARPLHKEYEVGNYLRSFILSGEIVHSEIEAKLSNGVLRIFLPKAPKAEPRRIQVNTG; this is translated from the coding sequence ATGAGCCGACAACACAGCGATGATGAACCAAGGGAACTCTCCACTCCGGAGCAGTTTGTTTTTACACCTCCGATTGATATCTATGAAACCGACGAAGGTCTTGTACTCTACGCGGATCTTCCCGGCGTTTCGGTCGGATCGCTGGAACTTCAGGTTCAGGACAATAAGTTGACGCTCCTGGGAAAAGTCGAACCGCAAATCCCCGAAGGGGCACGTCCCTTACATAAAGAATACGAAGTCGGCAATTATCTGCGGTCCTTTATTCTGAGTGGAGAAATTGTTCACAGTGAAATCGAAGCCAAGCTGTCAAACGGTGTCTTGCGGATATTTCTTCCGAAAGCCCCGAAAGCAGAGCCGCGCCGCATCCAGGTGAATACAGGCTGA
- a CDS encoding tetratricopeptide repeat protein, with amino-acid sequence MLLLFLLLQGESGYSRPDQSAVSEQESRQSEKAKRKELIAYLQEYPDDEFAHFQLGELIQDRAPYQALENFSHVTERHPRYYEAVEAIAEIALEQGLDDRATAALIILVREFPEERRFQKSMAELLLQQGKSNRALRYARRNIALGGEQAEDYLLVAEILKQAGRTIEMTGPLKQVLYQEPGLFEAHLNLAYAALYSGDLETATREAKWCLAEKPESTTALRYLALINRNQGNIEQSISYIDQALGIDPQDLEGLLLKADLLIYQRKGEQAYALLKPLYATQQTDRRYVTALARAAGLAGKREEAHELQQLNQRLIKEEDLRPSSLQSESVQKTQAGRK; translated from the coding sequence GTGCTCTTACTCTTTCTCCTGCTTCAGGGGGAATCAGGATACTCCCGGCCTGATCAGTCTGCAGTTTCGGAACAGGAATCCCGGCAATCAGAGAAGGCAAAGCGTAAAGAACTGATTGCCTATCTGCAGGAGTATCCCGATGACGAATTTGCTCATTTTCAGCTGGGAGAACTGATTCAGGATCGTGCTCCTTACCAGGCTCTGGAAAACTTTTCGCATGTGACGGAACGGCATCCTCGCTATTACGAGGCGGTCGAAGCAATCGCAGAGATTGCATTGGAGCAGGGGCTCGATGATCGGGCGACAGCGGCGTTAATCATTCTGGTGCGCGAGTTTCCTGAAGAACGTCGTTTTCAGAAAAGTATGGCAGAATTATTGCTTCAACAAGGCAAATCCAACCGGGCGCTGAGATACGCCAGGCGTAATATCGCTCTGGGGGGAGAGCAGGCAGAAGACTATCTGCTGGTCGCTGAAATATTAAAGCAGGCGGGACGCACCATTGAAATGACAGGGCCTTTGAAACAGGTACTCTATCAGGAACCTGGTTTGTTTGAAGCCCATTTAAATCTGGCATATGCGGCTTTGTATTCGGGCGACCTGGAAACAGCGACGCGAGAAGCAAAATGGTGTCTTGCCGAAAAGCCCGAGTCGACGACTGCGCTACGGTATCTGGCTTTAATCAATCGAAACCAGGGAAACATTGAGCAGTCGATTTCGTATATTGATCAGGCATTGGGTATCGATCCTCAGGATCTGGAAGGCCTGTTGCTGAAGGCCGACCTCCTGATTTATCAGAGAAAAGGTGAGCAGGCTTACGCGCTGTTAAAGCCTCTCTATGCGACTCAACAGACAGACAGACGCTATGTCACAGCATTGGCGCGCGCGGCCGGTTTAGCGGGAAAGCGTGAAGAAGCCCACGAACTGCAGCAGCTCAATCAGCGGCTGATCAAAGAAGAAGATTTACGGCCTTCTTCCCTGCAGAGCGAGAGTGTGCAGAAAACGCAGGCTGGCCGAAAGTGA
- a CDS encoding CRTAC1 family protein produces the protein MNCSLFAEEKPSAISFQDVTNAAQIAFQHRSPVTVKRHLHLMMGSGVGWIDFDRDGYPDLYCAQGEAWSNVELKQSQPVDIALSNRLYWNRRNSQFQDVTAVSGLTVLNYSMGIAVGDYNHDGFDDLYVSAFGRNLLYCNQGDGTFSEVSLAAHVDDPGYGASCTWADLNGDGLLDLYVVNYLEIDREHYPICSRRVDGARVYFICHPRYVPGQYDVVYLNLGNGSFLDVSRKAGLHSEPARQGLGVFAADYDQDGDIDLYVANDSVANQLWINNGQGVFTDQALVAGLAFNRSGDREAGMGLAGADYNGDGEVDLFVTNYFGETNTLYRNEGALFFLDVTDETGLAAPSLARLGFGTSSLDANNDGWEDLFVTNGHVHDRLSQLGKTEPYEQEPQLFLNLAGSRFDDVSAQSGEFFRTKQVGRGCAVADFNQDGLVDLAVSHLNERLVLLENRSEQIHKSMALQLVGTRANRSAIGAVVEVACDSRRITRLRKGSSSYLSADEAWITCGLGDCRSEVSVKVRWPGGKTENWAGLQPGGRYTLIEGTSVLPDQSQTQP, from the coding sequence ATGAATTGCTCCCTCTTTGCAGAGGAGAAACCGTCGGCAATCTCCTTTCAGGATGTGACCAATGCTGCGCAGATTGCTTTTCAGCATCGTTCTCCCGTGACGGTAAAACGACATCTGCATCTGATGATGGGGTCTGGGGTCGGCTGGATCGATTTTGATCGTGATGGATATCCGGATCTGTACTGCGCACAGGGGGAAGCGTGGAGTAACGTCGAACTTAAGCAGAGTCAACCTGTCGATATCGCGCTCTCAAATCGTCTGTACTGGAATCGCAGGAACAGTCAGTTTCAGGATGTGACCGCCGTCTCCGGATTGACGGTTTTGAACTACTCGATGGGAATTGCTGTCGGCGATTATAATCACGATGGCTTTGATGATTTATATGTGAGCGCCTTCGGACGAAACCTGTTGTACTGCAATCAGGGGGATGGAACTTTTTCAGAAGTTTCTTTGGCTGCGCATGTCGACGATCCGGGGTATGGGGCGAGTTGTACCTGGGCCGACCTGAATGGTGACGGGTTGCTGGATCTGTATGTGGTGAATTACCTGGAGATCGATCGGGAACACTATCCGATCTGCAGTCGCCGGGTTGACGGGGCGCGCGTTTATTTTATCTGTCACCCGCGCTACGTTCCGGGCCAGTATGATGTGGTGTATCTCAATCTGGGGAATGGCTCGTTTCTGGATGTGTCCCGGAAAGCAGGCCTGCATAGCGAGCCGGCACGTCAGGGGCTGGGGGTCTTCGCAGCCGACTATGATCAGGATGGAGACATCGATCTGTACGTCGCCAACGATTCGGTGGCGAATCAGCTCTGGATTAATAACGGCCAGGGTGTATTTACCGATCAGGCGCTGGTCGCCGGTCTGGCTTTCAATCGGAGTGGCGACCGGGAAGCGGGAATGGGACTGGCAGGAGCCGACTATAACGGTGATGGTGAAGTGGATCTGTTCGTCACTAATTATTTTGGCGAAACCAATACACTTTATCGAAATGAAGGCGCGTTGTTTTTTCTGGATGTGACTGATGAAACGGGGTTGGCTGCGCCGAGCCTCGCGCGACTTGGCTTTGGAACATCGTCTCTGGATGCGAATAATGATGGCTGGGAAGATCTGTTTGTCACGAACGGACATGTGCACGATCGATTGTCTCAACTGGGGAAAACGGAGCCCTACGAACAGGAGCCGCAATTATTTCTCAATCTGGCTGGTTCGCGATTTGATGATGTTTCCGCTCAGTCTGGGGAATTCTTCCGAACGAAACAGGTGGGCCGAGGTTGTGCCGTGGCTGATTTTAACCAGGATGGACTGGTGGATCTTGCCGTCTCCCATTTGAATGAGCGACTGGTTCTGCTGGAAAACCGCTCGGAACAGATTCACAAAAGCATGGCGCTGCAGTTAGTGGGAACCAGAGCCAATCGGAGTGCGATCGGGGCCGTCGTGGAAGTGGCCTGTGATTCACGAAGAATCACCCGGCTAAGAAAAGGGAGCAGCAGTTATCTTTCCGCTGATGAAGCCTGGATTACCTGTGGACTGGGAGACTGCCGGTCAGAAGTCTCCGTCAAAGTCAGATGGCCAGGGGGGAAAACCGAAAACTGGGCTGGATTACAGCCGGGAGGCCGTTATACATTGATAGAGGGAACCAGCGTTTTACCAGACCAGTCTCAAACCCAGCCCTGA
- a CDS encoding creatininase family protein, with translation MSAESAIRPWILSEINYAYVKENPYQVAVLPMGATEPHNLHLPYGTDTYEADAISSRVCEAAHQRGAKVVMLPPIPYGTETNQAAFPLSMNVNPSTLGQMIMDLVDSLANHGVNKLLILNSHGGNDFKPLLRELHGSTSVQIFLADWFRGTSADVKAEIFENPDDHAGEMETSLALAYFPQLVNRDAETGALHADDGATNATRFSAVNEGWVSITRPWHLLTTNSGSGNPHQATAEKGERLMQILVDRLSQFVVELSEAKLDDQFPF, from the coding sequence GTGTCTGCTGAATCTGCAATCCGCCCCTGGATTCTGTCCGAGATCAATTATGCTTATGTGAAAGAGAATCCTTACCAGGTCGCCGTGTTGCCGATGGGGGCGACTGAACCCCATAATCTGCATCTGCCTTACGGGACCGATACCTACGAAGCCGACGCCATCAGCTCGCGGGTCTGTGAAGCGGCGCATCAGCGGGGGGCAAAAGTTGTGATGCTGCCTCCGATTCCTTACGGCACGGAAACCAATCAGGCGGCTTTTCCGCTGTCGATGAATGTGAATCCTTCGACGCTGGGGCAGATGATTATGGATCTGGTTGATTCTCTGGCGAATCATGGAGTCAATAAACTTTTGATACTCAACAGTCATGGCGGGAATGATTTTAAACCACTGCTGCGTGAATTGCATGGTTCCACGTCAGTACAGATTTTCCTGGCAGACTGGTTTCGGGGGACGTCAGCAGATGTGAAAGCGGAGATTTTCGAGAATCCGGATGATCATGCGGGGGAAATGGAAACGTCGCTGGCGCTGGCTTATTTTCCTCAGCTGGTCAACCGCGATGCAGAAACAGGTGCGTTACATGCAGACGACGGTGCAACGAATGCGACTCGCTTTTCCGCAGTCAATGAGGGTTGGGTCAGTATTACCCGTCCGTGGCATTTACTCACGACCAACTCGGGGTCAGGAAATCCACACCAGGCGACAGCAGAGAAGGGGGAGCGGTTGATGCAGATCTTAGTTGACCGCCTGTCTCAATTTGTCGTTGAACTCTCTGAGGCGAAGTTGGATGACCAGTTTCCTTTCTAA
- a CDS encoding DUF1559 family PulG-like putative transporter — translation MENWYVRRENETAGPLTLARMRELIQEDKLQKSDLVRRGEVGNLFTAAHVLELFPDSGSSQPATQATETAPRKIYTAFISGLLIAVLATILAIGTFFWLKKVEAEHRAVSKKHLKQIGLAMKNYHDTFSTFPPGGTETPDGKPYLSWQTAILPYIKQAPLYNKVNFSRPWNHPQNHPLFKSEIDVYLNPAIEQTVSAEGLALTHYAGNKLVLKTNGFMNYRHIKDGTANTILAVEVAENFKPWGDPTNTVEPAKVFGSGKKSSFTGGNHLLISDGSVRFVTDQIDPELLKALSTPTGRERMDQFKD, via the coding sequence ATGGAGAACTGGTACGTCAGACGAGAGAATGAAACCGCTGGTCCCCTGACGCTGGCCCGAATGCGCGAACTGATCCAGGAGGATAAACTCCAGAAATCGGATCTGGTCCGCAGAGGCGAAGTCGGCAATTTGTTCACAGCAGCTCACGTTCTGGAACTGTTTCCCGATTCTGGTTCCAGCCAACCTGCAACTCAAGCAACGGAAACGGCTCCCCGCAAAATTTATACAGCTTTCATTTCAGGACTTCTGATTGCCGTTCTGGCAACAATCCTGGCGATCGGCACTTTTTTCTGGCTGAAGAAAGTCGAAGCAGAACACCGAGCTGTATCAAAAAAACATTTAAAACAAATCGGTCTGGCGATGAAAAATTACCATGACACTTTCAGTACCTTCCCTCCTGGTGGAACAGAGACTCCCGATGGAAAACCTTATCTCAGCTGGCAAACAGCGATTTTACCTTATATTAAACAAGCTCCGCTTTACAACAAGGTTAATTTCTCTCGACCATGGAACCATCCCCAAAACCATCCCTTGTTCAAATCTGAAATTGATGTCTATTTAAATCCGGCAATCGAACAGACCGTTTCCGCTGAAGGATTGGCCCTGACTCATTATGCAGGCAATAAACTGGTACTCAAAACTAATGGATTCATGAACTACCGTCATATTAAAGATGGTACAGCGAATACCATCCTGGCAGTGGAAGTGGCGGAAAACTTTAAACCCTGGGGCGATCCCACAAACACGGTAGAGCCTGCTAAGGTTTTCGGATCCGGTAAGAAATCATCCTTTACCGGCGGAAACCATCTCTTGATTTCCGATGGATCGGTTCGCTTTGTCACAGATCAGATTGACCCGGAATTACTCAAAGCATTGAGTACTCCCACGGGAAGAGAACGCATGGATCAATTCAAGGATTGA
- a CDS encoding DUF1559 family PulG-like putative transporter produces the protein MANWYVKRGSQIAGPLTRERLNQLAAEGKVQKTDLVREGEEGEFHPASDVNDLFTGSESPAWDEFEAGPETQPQPSHAAPKKSNTTLIVILAVIGVGGIFMVMVLVALLLPAVEQAREAARRSTSKNNLKQIGLALHNYYDTYGVFPPGGTQTTDGVPYQGWSTSILPFVDQAPLYNRIDFDQPWNAPDNIDYFKQEIPVYLNPNIEERVSPEGLGLSHYVGNELVMKLNYGLGIRNISDGTSNTILAFEVGENFKPWGDPTNIASPADRMKSGNIKAFRGGSHVLLGDGSVRFVSENIDPAILKKLETPGGGEFIGEF, from the coding sequence ATGGCTAACTGGTATGTGAAACGCGGAAGTCAAATCGCCGGCCCTCTGACACGAGAACGGCTGAACCAGCTGGCTGCGGAAGGGAAAGTTCAAAAAACGGACCTCGTCAGAGAGGGTGAAGAGGGAGAATTTCATCCTGCCTCTGATGTGAATGATCTCTTCACCGGTTCGGAATCACCCGCCTGGGATGAATTTGAAGCTGGTCCGGAAACACAACCACAGCCCAGTCACGCTGCGCCGAAAAAGAGTAATACCACTCTGATCGTCATCCTGGCGGTCATCGGTGTCGGCGGCATTTTTATGGTGATGGTTTTAGTCGCGTTGCTGCTGCCTGCAGTAGAGCAGGCCCGGGAAGCGGCCCGCCGATCCACTTCCAAAAATAATCTCAAGCAGATCGGACTGGCATTACATAATTACTACGATACTTATGGTGTATTTCCCCCCGGAGGAACCCAGACCACAGACGGTGTCCCCTACCAGGGCTGGTCAACATCCATTTTACCCTTCGTCGATCAGGCCCCCCTTTATAATCGGATCGATTTTGATCAACCCTGGAATGCCCCGGATAATATCGATTACTTCAAACAGGAAATCCCGGTTTATCTGAATCCCAATATCGAGGAACGCGTCTCACCGGAGGGTCTGGGACTTTCACATTACGTGGGCAATGAACTGGTAATGAAATTAAATTACGGGCTCGGAATTCGTAATATCAGCGATGGTACTTCCAATACGATTCTGGCATTCGAAGTCGGTGAGAATTTTAAACCATGGGGAGATCCGACCAATATCGCATCTCCTGCAGATCGTATGAAATCAGGAAACATAAAGGCGTTCAGAGGAGGCAGTCATGTTTTACTGGGAGACGGCAGTGTCCGCTTCGTTTCGGAGAACATCGATCCCGCGATTTTGAAAAAACTGGAAACTCCCGGTGGTGGAGAATTCATTGGTGAGTTTTGA
- a CDS encoding DUF1559 family PulG-like putative transporter produces the protein MANWYVKRGSQVAGPLTRERLNQLAAEGKVQKTDLVREGEEGEFHAAAEVSDLFTSSETSAWDEFESGPETESLSRQPAPKSSKMSLIIILAVVGVGGLFVVGILLALLLPAVQQAREAARRSQSKNNLKQIGLAMHNYHETHRILPPGGTLTIDGAPSQSWETFILPFIDEAPLYNQINFHYAWNHHTNQDIFTKEMPFYLNPNIEEKVSPEGLPLSHYMGNELLMGPNRGARFREVNDGLANTIMAFEVGENFKPWGDPTNFAVPADRIGRPNRSSTTGGNQVLMGDGSVRFVSENIDPAVLKALSTPNGGERIDEY, from the coding sequence ATGGCGAACTGGTACGTAAAACGGGGAAGTCAGGTAGCAGGCCCCCTCACTCGGGAAAGACTGAATCAACTGGCGGCCGAAGGCAAAGTTCAAAAAACAGACCTCGTCAGAGAGGGTGAAGAGGGAGAGTTTCACGCCGCTGCGGAAGTGAGTGATCTCTTCACCAGTTCCGAAACCTCTGCCTGGGATGAATTCGAGTCCGGCCCGGAAACAGAATCTCTCTCCCGACAACCCGCTCCCAAAAGCAGCAAGATGTCACTGATAATCATCCTGGCAGTGGTCGGCGTGGGGGGACTTTTTGTCGTGGGAATACTGCTTGCTTTACTCCTGCCGGCAGTGCAGCAGGCACGTGAAGCGGCACGGCGATCACAATCAAAAAACAATCTGAAGCAAATTGGCCTGGCGATGCATAACTATCATGAAACCCACAGAATTTTACCGCCGGGTGGAACCTTAACGATTGACGGCGCACCATCGCAAAGCTGGGAAACGTTTATTCTTCCTTTCATCGATGAGGCTCCTCTCTACAACCAGATCAACTTCCACTACGCCTGGAACCATCATACTAACCAGGACATTTTCACAAAGGAGATGCCTTTCTACCTGAACCCGAATATCGAAGAAAAGGTCTCCCCGGAAGGATTGCCGCTCTCCCATTATATGGGAAATGAGTTGTTGATGGGCCCCAATCGAGGCGCCAGATTTCGCGAGGTCAACGATGGTCTGGCCAATACGATCATGGCCTTTGAAGTGGGAGAAAACTTCAAACCCTGGGGAGATCCCACTAATTTCGCTGTCCCGGCGGATCGCATCGGTCGCCCCAACCGGTCTTCCACTACAGGCGGAAACCAGGTACTGATGGGAGATGGCAGCGTCCGTTTTGTGTCAGAGAATATTGATCCTGCCGTGTTGAAAGCTTTGAGTACACCAAACGGAGGCGAACGAATCGATGAATACTAA
- a CDS encoding DUF1559 family PulG-like putative transporter: MNTNSQQTLVQPAKPDNFAPSASTFFIILAGCLFAVGLMIFLFTPVFEKMEIHKRNLARRAVSKSNLKQMGLALWRFQEENQTFPPGATVAPNGTPQHSWQTRILPFVDQGQLYQQIDLEKPWNDPANQQHFQQIVRSYVVPWSEEKSSPEGYALSHYVGNELLLKQNQGMKLSQITDGKSNTIIAVDRGDDFKAWGDPTNLARPADVIGPDKKTLLPGGNLILFSDGRVQFVSNKINPQILKDLSTPDGGEAKCDL; encoded by the coding sequence ATGAATACTAATTCACAACAGACCCTGGTCCAGCCAGCGAAGCCTGACAACTTCGCACCTTCTGCCAGTACCTTTTTCATTATCCTGGCTGGATGCCTGTTTGCAGTTGGCTTAATGATTTTCCTGTTCACTCCCGTTTTCGAAAAGATGGAAATTCATAAACGCAATCTCGCCCGTCGGGCTGTTTCGAAAAGCAATTTGAAGCAAATGGGCTTAGCCCTGTGGCGCTTCCAGGAAGAGAACCAGACGTTCCCACCGGGGGCAACAGTAGCCCCCAATGGAACTCCACAGCACAGTTGGCAGACCCGGATCTTGCCTTTTGTCGATCAGGGTCAACTGTATCAGCAGATTGATTTAGAGAAACCCTGGAACGATCCGGCAAATCAACAGCACTTTCAACAAATAGTCCGGAGTTATGTCGTACCCTGGAGTGAAGAAAAAAGCTCGCCTGAGGGTTATGCGCTGTCTCATTATGTAGGGAACGAACTTCTGCTCAAACAGAATCAGGGTATGAAGCTGAGCCAGATCACCGATGGAAAATCGAACACGATTATTGCGGTCGATCGAGGGGATGATTTCAAAGCCTGGGGAGATCCCACCAATCTTGCCAGGCCCGCTGATGTCATTGGCCCCGACAAGAAAACACTATTGCCCGGCGGAAATCTGATCCTCTTCAGTGACGGTCGCGTTCAATTTGTCTCAAATAAAATCAACCCGCAAATCCTGAAAGACCTCAGCACCCCCGACGGGGGAGAAGCCAAATGCGATTTATAA